The following coding sequences are from one Streptomyces dengpaensis window:
- a CDS encoding multicopper oxidase family protein encodes MNSMNRRSLLFTGLGAAGAGALAACSSGSGSSTALVNPSGSAVAASEKKRTSTGRQQKLTLTAAPAVIDLGGGVMPKTWAFDGRTPGKEVRLSVGDTLVAELSNQLPDKTTTSIHWHGLSLRNDMDGVPPATQTAVRAGSTFSYRFIADAPGTYFFHPHVGVQLDRGLYAPLIVEDPKEPLTYDDEWVIVLDDWVDGVTGTPDEVFAEVRQGMGGMDMGSSSGSGSSDGHDMGDMDGMDMGDSASPSVSASASSDGMSMKFMLMGAESDLLGGDAGDVKYPYHLINGRVPADPDVYTGKPREKVRLRIVNAGSDTAYRVALGDHKLTITHTDGFPVRHQEVDALLVGMGERYDVLVTLGDGVFPLVALAEGKDTNGLALVRTGSGSTPSASVRPKELDGMIMTASQLRAADDVRLKSARTDVTHQIKLTGGMHGYNWAINGKPFDMSDPEANPILLEEGQRARLDFVNDTDMWHPMHLHGHTYQLGGSGPRKDTAIVLPKKKLSVFFDADNPGQWMLHCHNAYHGEAGMMANVAYQA; translated from the coding sequence ATGAACAGCATGAACCGCCGCTCCCTCCTGTTCACCGGGCTGGGCGCCGCCGGGGCCGGCGCGCTCGCCGCGTGCAGCAGTGGCTCTGGCAGTAGCACCGCCCTCGTCAACCCCTCCGGCTCGGCGGTCGCCGCGTCAGAGAAGAAGCGCACAAGCACCGGACGGCAGCAGAAGCTCACCCTCACCGCGGCGCCCGCCGTCATCGACCTGGGTGGCGGCGTCATGCCCAAGACCTGGGCCTTCGACGGCCGCACCCCGGGCAAGGAGGTCCGGCTCTCCGTCGGCGACACCCTGGTCGCCGAGCTGTCCAACCAGCTCCCGGACAAGACCACCACGTCGATCCACTGGCACGGCCTCTCGCTGCGCAACGACATGGACGGCGTACCGCCCGCCACCCAGACCGCGGTCCGGGCCGGCTCCACCTTCAGCTACCGGTTCATCGCCGACGCCCCCGGCACGTACTTCTTCCACCCGCACGTCGGCGTCCAGCTCGACCGCGGCCTGTACGCCCCGCTGATCGTCGAGGACCCCAAGGAGCCCCTCACGTACGACGACGAGTGGGTCATCGTCCTCGACGACTGGGTCGACGGCGTCACCGGCACCCCCGACGAGGTCTTCGCCGAAGTCAGGCAGGGCATGGGCGGCATGGACATGGGCAGCAGCTCAGGTTCCGGCAGCTCGGACGGCCACGACATGGGGGACATGGACGGGATGGACATGGGCGATTCCGCGTCCCCCTCCGTTTCGGCCTCCGCCTCGTCCGACGGCATGTCGATGAAGTTCATGCTCATGGGAGCCGAGAGCGACCTCCTCGGCGGCGATGCCGGGGACGTGAAGTACCCGTACCACCTGATCAACGGCCGCGTGCCGGCCGACCCGGACGTCTACACCGGCAAGCCCCGCGAGAAGGTGCGGCTGCGGATCGTCAACGCGGGCTCGGACACCGCCTACCGGGTAGCCCTCGGCGATCACAAGCTGACCATCACCCACACCGACGGCTTCCCGGTCCGGCACCAGGAGGTGGACGCCCTGCTGGTCGGCATGGGTGAGCGGTACGACGTCCTCGTCACCCTCGGCGACGGAGTGTTCCCGCTCGTGGCCCTGGCCGAGGGCAAGGACACTAACGGCCTGGCCCTGGTGCGTACTGGCTCCGGGAGCACGCCGTCCGCGAGCGTCCGCCCGAAGGAACTCGACGGCATGATCATGACGGCGTCCCAGCTGCGCGCCGCCGACGACGTGCGGCTCAAGTCCGCCAGGACCGACGTCACGCACCAGATCAAGCTGACCGGCGGCATGCACGGGTACAACTGGGCCATCAACGGCAAGCCGTTCGACATGAGCGATCCCGAGGCAAACCCGATCCTCCTCGAGGAGGGGCAGCGGGCGAGGCTCGACTTCGTCAACGACACCGACATGTGGCACCCGATGCACCTGCACGGCCACACGTACCAACTCGGCGGCTCCGGCCCGCGCAAGGACACCGCGATCGTGCTGCCCAAGAAGAAGCTCTCCGTCTTCTTCGACGCCGACAACCCGGGCCAGTGGATGCTGCACTGCCACAACGCGTACCACGGCGAGGCCGGGATGATGGCGAACGTGGCCTACCAGGCCTGA
- a CDS encoding PP2C family protein-serine/threonine phosphatase produces MDGRGGEDPAGARAPFGGIDDAVESIGTTLDERITCTELASYVCRHFCDAAAVDLLPEDTPATRPPSEPELSRVAMAGHSGLLSPWAPEGPRPVSFKALDSGQPVITSLDLSGRLPRQVMTVPLLARGRLYGVLLAVRHGSVFSHVESNGTHHAAHIAAVHLGHAREHNAVSSTVQDLQRALLAEPGRPHPNLDLATRYLPAGGSTLVGGDWFETVRLHFGRTLLVVGDVMGHGLDAAVDMNAYRSMLRYTASTDLPPHRVLRRLDAAVTEEGNRRPATCLLVQVDPARGTAAFAGAGHLPPVVFGADGTGELVHLPVGPPLGTGVGGYQRVTRALTPDDTLVMFTDGLVEHRGEDIDESLDRLAGLRLHPKASVDELLEEVLLKLDARHAEDDVAVLVARIRRRHTT; encoded by the coding sequence ATGGACGGCCGAGGCGGTGAGGACCCCGCGGGTGCGCGGGCGCCGTTCGGCGGGATCGACGACGCCGTCGAGTCGATCGGCACCACCCTGGACGAGCGGATCACGTGTACCGAGCTCGCCTCGTACGTATGCCGCCACTTCTGTGACGCCGCGGCGGTGGATCTGTTGCCCGAGGACACCCCCGCCACGAGGCCCCCGAGTGAACCTGAGCTCTCCCGGGTCGCTATGGCGGGCCACTCCGGGCTGCTGAGCCCGTGGGCCCCGGAGGGCCCGCGGCCGGTGTCCTTCAAGGCGCTGGACTCGGGGCAGCCGGTCATCACCTCCCTCGACCTGTCCGGCCGGCTCCCGCGGCAGGTGATGACCGTGCCGCTCCTCGCGCGCGGCCGTCTGTACGGGGTTCTGCTGGCCGTCCGGCACGGGTCGGTGTTCAGCCACGTGGAGAGCAACGGCACGCACCACGCGGCCCACATCGCGGCCGTCCACCTCGGGCATGCGCGCGAGCACAACGCCGTCAGCAGTACGGTCCAGGACCTCCAGCGGGCGCTGCTGGCCGAGCCCGGACGCCCCCACCCCAACCTCGACCTGGCCACCCGCTATCTGCCGGCCGGGGGCAGCACCCTGGTGGGCGGGGACTGGTTCGAGACCGTACGGCTGCACTTCGGACGCACCCTGCTGGTCGTGGGCGACGTCATGGGACACGGTCTGGACGCGGCGGTGGACATGAACGCGTACCGCTCGATGCTGCGCTACACGGCCTCCACGGATCTGCCGCCGCACCGGGTGCTGCGCCGCCTCGACGCGGCGGTCACCGAGGAGGGCAACCGCCGTCCGGCCACCTGTCTGCTCGTCCAGGTCGACCCGGCTCGCGGTACGGCCGCGTTCGCGGGGGCCGGACATCTGCCTCCGGTGGTGTTCGGCGCGGACGGCACCGGCGAACTGGTGCATCTGCCGGTCGGTCCCCCGCTGGGCACCGGGGTCGGCGGCTACCAGCGGGTCACCCGCGCGCTCACGCCCGACGACACCCTGGTGATGTTCACCGACGGCCTGGTGGAGCACCGCGGGGAGGACATCGACGAGTCGCTCGACCGGCTGGCCGGGCTGCGGCTGCACCCGAAGGCGAGCGTGGACGAACTGCTCGAGGAGGTCCTCCTCAAGCTCGACGCCCGTCACGCGGAGGACGACGTCGCGGTGCTGGTGGCCCGCATCCGCCGTCGGCACACGACGTGA
- a CDS encoding VOC family protein: MAVQPEGTPCWADAMFSDVEGAKRFYGDVLGWTFGEASSEYGNYTQAYANGKAVAAVVPPMPGMEGQSAWCLYFASPDAAATVTKIKNNGGDVLMEPLQVGDFGTMALARDPGGVVFGVWQAGSHEGFEAMGVPGAYCWAEIFTREPEKSDVFFPGVFPYSAQQMEDDAIDFRIFNLGDSAVLGRMKMTEDFPPEVPPYINVYFAVEDCDAAVAKATELGGTLHFGPMGTPFGRFAALSDPQGAPFSVIDVKTTEGDMPKLSDVS; this comes from the coding sequence ATGGCCGTACAGCCTGAAGGAACGCCCTGCTGGGCGGACGCGATGTTCAGCGATGTCGAGGGAGCCAAGAGGTTCTACGGCGACGTTCTCGGCTGGACGTTCGGCGAAGCGTCGTCCGAGTACGGCAACTACACGCAGGCGTACGCGAACGGCAAGGCGGTGGCCGCCGTCGTCCCGCCGATGCCCGGGATGGAGGGCCAGTCCGCCTGGTGCCTGTACTTCGCCTCGCCCGACGCCGCCGCGACCGTCACGAAGATCAAGAACAACGGGGGCGACGTGCTGATGGAACCGCTGCAGGTCGGCGATTTCGGCACCATGGCGCTGGCCCGCGACCCCGGCGGCGTCGTCTTCGGCGTCTGGCAGGCGGGCTCCCACGAAGGTTTCGAGGCGATGGGCGTACCCGGTGCGTACTGCTGGGCCGAGATCTTCACCCGCGAACCCGAGAAGTCCGACGTGTTCTTCCCCGGCGTCTTTCCGTACAGCGCCCAGCAGATGGAGGACGATGCGATCGACTTCAGGATCTTCAACCTGGGCGACAGCGCGGTCCTTGGCCGGATGAAGATGACGGAGGACTTCCCGCCCGAGGTGCCGCCGTACATCAACGTGTACTTCGCCGTCGAGGACTGCGATGCGGCGGTGGCGAAGGCGACCGAGCTCGGCGGCACGCTGCACTTCGGGCCCATGGGCACCCCGTTCGGACGGTTCGCGGCACTGAGTGATCCGCAGGGTGCGCCGTTCTCCGTCATCGACGTCAAGACGACCGAGGGAGACATGCCGAAGCTGAGCGACGTCTCCTGA
- a CDS encoding DUF6153 family protein, with the protein MTMRAARGNGTAVRWAYGVFLTLCVALAVLVHHETPAADASSMRGSPYATHEMAAEAPQSVSQPSAYSADSGGCAMPGMQHCATASVGTVQLVVPHRSEYDPLVHLPKAVAARAPAGVTGRAPPDLSVLSQLRR; encoded by the coding sequence ATGACGATGCGGGCAGCTCGCGGCAACGGCACGGCCGTCCGCTGGGCGTACGGGGTGTTCCTCACCCTGTGCGTCGCACTGGCCGTGCTCGTCCACCACGAGACGCCCGCGGCCGATGCCTCATCTATGCGGGGCTCCCCGTATGCCACCCATGAGATGGCGGCCGAGGCCCCGCAGTCCGTCTCGCAGCCCTCCGCGTACAGCGCCGACTCCGGTGGCTGTGCCATGCCGGGAATGCAGCACTGCGCCACGGCGAGCGTCGGCACCGTACAGCTCGTCGTGCCCCACCGGAGCGAGTACGACCCGCTCGTGCACCTGCCGAAGGCCGTGGCGGCACGCGCACCCGCCGGTGTGACCGGTCGCGCCCCGCCCGACCTGTCCGTCCTCTCTCAACTGCGCAGATAG
- a CDS encoding epoxide hydrolase family protein yields the protein MTSSDDLRLSPFRIGFPQSDLDDLHQRLDRTRWPDALPGVGWAYGIPRDYLEELVRYWRHDYDWRAAEARLNEWPQFTTEIDGARIHFAHIRSPEPDATPLIITHGWPGSIVEFTDVVGPLTDPRAHGGDPADAFHLVVPSLPGFGLSGPTRDTGWEHHRVAAAFAELMERLGYRQYGAQGGDWGAAVSRELGRAHPERVIGVHLNLLPGSSAAAEPEPEELAELSPAERERTLLSWRRGQEWRRDEQGYADLQSTRPQTLAYALTDSPVGQLAWIAEKFKQWTDARDRPEDAVDRDLLLTNVMLYWLTGTAGSSARIYYERAHADYRVLSSEPSATPTALAVFPRENFVPLRHLAERTDKIVRWTEFDRGGHFAAMEEPDLLITDVQAFFRQLHATAREA from the coding sequence ATGACTTCTTCGGACGACCTTCGGCTGAGCCCCTTCCGCATCGGCTTCCCGCAGAGCGACCTCGACGACCTCCACCAGCGCCTCGACCGCACCCGCTGGCCCGACGCACTGCCGGGGGTGGGCTGGGCCTACGGGATCCCGCGCGACTACCTGGAAGAGCTCGTACGGTACTGGCGGCACGACTACGACTGGCGCGCCGCCGAAGCGCGGCTGAACGAATGGCCGCAGTTCACGACGGAGATCGACGGAGCGCGGATTCACTTCGCGCACATCCGCTCCCCCGAGCCGGATGCGACGCCCCTGATCATCACGCACGGCTGGCCCGGTTCGATCGTCGAATTCACCGACGTCGTCGGGCCGTTGACCGATCCGCGGGCGCACGGCGGCGATCCGGCCGACGCGTTTCATCTGGTCGTACCGAGCCTTCCCGGATTCGGGCTCTCCGGGCCGACGCGGGACACCGGCTGGGAGCACCACCGGGTGGCCGCCGCGTTCGCCGAACTGATGGAACGCCTGGGCTACCGGCAGTACGGGGCCCAGGGCGGCGACTGGGGCGCGGCCGTCTCCCGCGAACTGGGCCGGGCCCACCCCGAGCGCGTCATCGGCGTCCATCTCAATCTGCTGCCGGGGTCCTCGGCTGCGGCCGAACCGGAGCCCGAAGAACTGGCCGAGCTGAGCCCCGCCGAGCGTGAGCGCACACTCCTCTCCTGGCGGCGGGGCCAGGAATGGCGCCGCGACGAACAGGGGTACGCCGACCTCCAGTCGACCCGGCCGCAGACGCTCGCATACGCCCTCACGGACTCGCCGGTCGGCCAACTCGCCTGGATTGCCGAGAAGTTCAAGCAGTGGACGGATGCGCGGGACCGCCCCGAGGACGCCGTCGACCGGGATCTGCTGCTGACCAACGTGATGCTGTACTGGCTGACCGGCACGGCCGGTTCGTCCGCCCGTATCTACTACGAGCGGGCCCACGCGGACTATCGGGTGCTGTCGTCCGAGCCGTCGGCCACCCCGACCGCTCTCGCCGTCTTCCCCCGGGAGAACTTCGTGCCGCTGCGGCACCTGGCCGAGCGCACCGACAAGATCGTCCGGTGGACCGAATTCGACCGGGGCGGACATTTCGCCGCGATGGAGGAGCCGGATCTGCTGATCACGGATGTGCAGGCGTTCTTCCGGCAACTGCACGCGACCGCTCGAGAGGCCTAG
- a CDS encoding zinc-binding alcohol dehydrogenase family protein codes for MRAWEVARPGPIDREPLRWVEKPVPAPGPDELLVHVRACGVCRTDLHVSEGDLPVHRQGVTPGHEVVGVVAGMGEDVSGYALGDRVGVAWLRRTDGTCRYCARGSENLCPASVYTGWDADGGYAEYTTVPAAFAYRLPAGVDDVALAPLLCAGIIGYRALLRAALPPGGRLGLYGFGGSAHLCAQLAVAQGAVVHVLTRDPAARRLALDLGAASARGAYEQPPEPLDSAILFAPVGDLVPVALRALDRGGVLSVAGIHLSDTPPLRYESELFYEKELRSVTSNTRQDGQDFLTLAARHGVRATTHAYPLSEAQQALKDLKAGRFDGAAVLVNDRPPGH; via the coding sequence ATGCGCGCGTGGGAGGTGGCCCGGCCTGGGCCGATCGACCGGGAGCCGCTGCGCTGGGTCGAGAAACCGGTGCCGGCGCCGGGGCCCGACGAGCTCCTGGTGCACGTCCGGGCGTGCGGAGTGTGCCGCACCGATCTGCACGTCAGCGAGGGCGACCTGCCTGTGCACCGGCAGGGCGTGACGCCGGGGCACGAGGTCGTCGGGGTGGTCGCGGGGATGGGCGAGGACGTCAGCGGCTACGCCCTCGGCGACCGGGTGGGCGTCGCCTGGCTGCGCCGCACGGACGGCACCTGCCGGTATTGCGCGCGCGGGTCCGAGAACCTCTGCCCGGCGTCCGTGTACACCGGCTGGGACGCCGACGGCGGCTACGCGGAGTACACGACCGTTCCCGCCGCCTTCGCGTACCGGCTGCCCGCCGGCGTGGACGACGTCGCCCTGGCGCCGCTGCTGTGCGCGGGCATCATCGGCTACCGCGCGCTGCTGAGGGCCGCACTGCCGCCGGGCGGGCGGCTCGGGCTGTACGGCTTCGGGGGCAGCGCCCATCTGTGCGCGCAGCTCGCCGTCGCACAGGGCGCCGTCGTGCACGTCCTGACCCGCGACCCGGCGGCGCGGCGGCTGGCGCTCGACCTCGGCGCCGCTTCCGCCCGCGGAGCGTACGAACAGCCCCCCGAGCCGCTGGACAGCGCGATACTGTTCGCACCAGTCGGTGACCTGGTCCCGGTCGCCCTGCGGGCGCTCGACCGGGGCGGGGTCCTGTCGGTGGCGGGGATCCACCTGAGCGACACCCCGCCGCTGCGCTACGAAAGCGAGTTGTTCTACGAGAAGGAGCTGCGGAGCGTCACCTCCAACACGCGCCAGGACGGGCAGGACTTCCTGACGCTCGCGGCCCGGCACGGTGTACGCGCCACCACGCACGCGTACCCGCTGTCCGAGGCCCAGCAGGCCCTGAAGGATCTCAAGGCGGGCCGCTTCGACGGGGCGGCGGTGCTGGTCAACGACCGCCCGCCGGGGCATTGA
- a CDS encoding VOC family protein yields MPADGFTTCLWFDNQAEEAAHYYVSTFKNSRLGNISRYTEAGPGPAGSVVTVDFVANGQKFVALNGGPQFTFDEAISFQIHCDDQEEVDYHWNKFVDDGGEAGPCGWLKDKYGLSWQVVPRRLIELVSDPDPEKAARATRAMLQMSKLDIAALEKAYAGE; encoded by the coding sequence ATGCCCGCCGACGGATTCACCACGTGTCTGTGGTTCGACAACCAGGCCGAAGAGGCCGCTCACTACTACGTCTCGACGTTCAAGAACTCCCGGCTCGGCAACATCAGCCGCTACACGGAGGCCGGGCCCGGACCCGCCGGTTCCGTAGTGACCGTCGACTTCGTGGCCAACGGACAGAAGTTCGTCGCGCTGAACGGAGGCCCGCAGTTCACGTTCGACGAGGCCATCTCGTTCCAGATCCACTGCGACGACCAGGAAGAGGTGGACTACCACTGGAACAAGTTCGTCGACGACGGCGGCGAGGCAGGCCCCTGCGGCTGGCTCAAGGACAAGTACGGTCTGTCCTGGCAGGTCGTCCCGCGCAGGCTCATCGAACTGGTCAGTGACCCGGACCCGGAGAAGGCGGCCCGCGCGACCCGGGCGATGCTCCAGATGTCCAAGCTGGACATCGCGGCCCTGGAGAAGGCGTACGCCGGCGAGTAG
- a CDS encoding ribonuclease H family protein produces the protein MIGVMLERVVAACDGASKGNPGPAGWAWVVADGDETPTRWEAGPLGTATNNVAELTALERLLTAIAPEVPLEIRMDSQYAMKAVTTWQPGWKRKGWKTAAGKPVANQELVARIDELLDGRTVEFRYVPAHQVDGDRLNDFADRAASQAATVQQPAGSDLGSPEPPAAPDVVPAGQARRRTTTKTARKGTSSRTIKAKFPGRCLCGRSYAAGEPIAKNAQGWGHPECRTAETADA, from the coding sequence ATGATCGGAGTCATGCTGGAACGCGTTGTGGCCGCCTGTGACGGGGCCTCGAAGGGAAACCCGGGACCCGCCGGATGGGCCTGGGTCGTCGCCGACGGGGACGAGACCCCCACCCGCTGGGAGGCCGGCCCGCTGGGCACGGCGACCAACAACGTCGCCGAACTCACCGCGCTGGAGCGCCTGTTGACGGCGATCGCGCCAGAGGTGCCGCTGGAGATCCGGATGGACTCCCAGTACGCGATGAAGGCCGTCACCACCTGGCAGCCCGGCTGGAAGCGCAAGGGCTGGAAGACGGCCGCGGGAAAGCCCGTCGCCAACCAGGAACTGGTCGCCCGCATCGACGAACTCCTCGACGGCCGCACCGTGGAGTTCCGCTACGTCCCCGCGCACCAGGTGGACGGCGACCGCCTCAACGACTTCGCCGACCGTGCCGCGAGCCAGGCGGCCACCGTGCAGCAGCCGGCGGGCAGCGACCTCGGGTCCCCGGAGCCGCCGGCCGCTCCCGACGTGGTCCCCGCGGGCCAGGCGCGCCGCCGCACGACCACGAAGACCGCGCGGAAGGGCACGTCGAGCCGCACGATCAAGGCGAAGTTCCCCGGCCGCTGTCTGTGCGGCCGCTCCTACGCGGCGGGCGAGCCCATCGCCAAGAACGCCCAGGGCTGGGGACACCCCGAATGCCGTACGGCCGAGACGGCCGACGCGTAA